In Bythopirellula goksoeyrii, a single window of DNA contains:
- a CDS encoding M20/M25/M40 family metallo-hydrolase, whose protein sequence is MTRLCLNLRYRFLCAFLVSFLAAISLLADAAENAWYDIARASITTAEIQGHVDYLAADMLEGREAGSRGGHAAAKYILELVQQTSLEPAGTNGTFQQHFQGHSQNLLALLPGSDPDLKHETIIVGAHYDHVGYGNRRNSFGPFGYVHNGADDNASGVSAVLELIDALTRTEQRPRRSILFAFWDGEEKGLLGSSYWVRKPTVPLSSVKLAINVDMVGRLTDGRIEVGGTRSGSGFRRLMSTPNLNEAWLDFNWEYKNNSDHWTFFQKQIPSLYIHTGLHDDYHRPSDDVEKINIPGIRMVTSYMLEQVVELADADYLPEYRSAARLDNPFNQTRLEKPLPPMASRLSFTWEKAADGSLEVKDGLETNSTVQRGDKIVSVNNLPLSDGIMLESLALQSDSPLQMSIKRAGIDEQLDVSVPLSGNPVQLGLSWRDDPAEPQSVYVTRVVPHSPADRAGFQVNDRIYAADDKDFADRNELLQHVQSQIANEASMIRFEVESRGVIHPLEVHMNVLHGNTSDASL, encoded by the coding sequence ATGACCCGCCTCTGTCTGAATCTTCGATATCGCTTCTTGTGTGCCTTTTTGGTGAGCTTTCTGGCGGCAATCTCGTTGCTAGCTGATGCAGCTGAAAACGCCTGGTATGACATCGCGCGCGCCTCGATCACGACCGCCGAAATTCAGGGACACGTCGATTATCTGGCAGCGGATATGCTTGAAGGACGTGAGGCCGGCTCGCGTGGAGGCCACGCGGCCGCCAAGTACATTCTGGAATTGGTTCAACAAACAAGTCTCGAACCTGCCGGTACAAATGGAACTTTCCAACAACATTTCCAAGGGCATTCGCAAAACCTTCTAGCACTGCTACCTGGTTCTGACCCCGATCTCAAACACGAAACTATCATCGTAGGTGCCCATTACGATCACGTCGGATATGGCAACCGCCGCAATAGCTTCGGTCCTTTTGGCTACGTCCATAATGGAGCAGATGACAATGCCAGTGGGGTATCGGCCGTGTTGGAATTGATAGATGCCCTCACCCGCACCGAGCAACGCCCCAGGCGATCAATTTTGTTCGCCTTCTGGGATGGCGAAGAAAAAGGGCTGCTGGGTTCCTCTTATTGGGTACGCAAGCCGACGGTGCCTCTTAGTAGTGTGAAGCTCGCAATAAACGTCGATATGGTCGGTCGTCTGACTGATGGCAGAATCGAAGTGGGGGGGACGCGGAGCGGCAGCGGATTCCGTCGGCTTATGAGTACCCCCAATCTCAACGAAGCGTGGCTCGATTTTAATTGGGAATACAAGAACAACAGCGATCACTGGACTTTCTTCCAAAAGCAGATTCCTTCACTCTACATCCATACCGGACTCCATGATGACTATCACCGTCCGTCGGATGACGTAGAGAAAATCAACATCCCGGGTATTCGAATGGTCACCAGCTATATGCTAGAGCAAGTCGTGGAGCTTGCCGACGCGGACTACTTACCTGAATATCGAAGTGCAGCGAGGTTGGATAACCCATTCAACCAGACGCGACTCGAGAAACCGCTCCCCCCTATGGCGTCACGACTTAGTTTCACATGGGAGAAAGCGGCGGATGGTTCCTTAGAAGTGAAAGATGGCCTTGAGACAAATAGCACCGTCCAACGCGGCGATAAGATTGTCTCGGTCAACAATTTGCCACTATCTGACGGCATCATGCTGGAGTCTCTCGCTTTGCAAAGTGATTCGCCACTCCAAATGAGCATCAAGCGAGCGGGAATCGACGAGCAACTGGACGTGTCCGTCCCTCTCTCTGGAAATCCAGTACAACTGGGGCTCTCGTGGCGTGATGACCCAGCGGAACCTCAATCGGTTTATGTCACCCGTGTGGTGCCACATTCCCCTGCAGATCGTGCAGGATTCCAAGTCAATGACCGCATCTATGCAGCCGATGATAAGGACTTTGCTGACCGCAATGAACTCTTGCAGCATGTCCAATCACAGATCGCTAACGAGGCTTCCATGATTCGCTTTGAGGTGGAGAGCCGTGGCGTGATTCATCCCCTGGAAGTTCACATGAATGTATTGCATGGCAATACGAGCGATGCATCTTTGTAG
- a CDS encoding TfoX/Sxy family protein has protein sequence MFGGVCFMANGNMCVGAWKGSLVVRLARKKHDETQSETHVRPMDITGKVMRGWALVESAGIKSGSVLKSWVHRAAKFAELLPAK, from the coding sequence ATGTTTGGCGGCGTCTGTTTTATGGCTAACGGCAACATGTGCGTAGGAGCCTGGAAGGGCTCGCTTGTCGTTCGGCTGGCCAGAAAGAAGCACGACGAGACACAATCCGAGACCCATGTACGACCAATGGACATCACCGGCAAAGTGATGCGAGGCTGGGCACTGGTCGAATCGGCAGGCATCAAGTCTGGTTCTGTTTTGAAGTCATGGGTGCATCGCGCAGCCAAGTTCGCCGAGTTGCTACCGGCGAAGTGA
- a CDS encoding DUF971 domain-containing protein, producing the protein MSNVPLDLKANRESGQLHVAWGDSQIDFPFAFLRRQCQCAHCVNEWTGEQILDPASVPEDISIESMELVGSYAVRIHWTDGHNAGLFTWERLRELCRLLNS; encoded by the coding sequence ATGAGCAATGTCCCCCTTGATCTGAAGGCCAATCGGGAGTCCGGTCAACTGCATGTGGCCTGGGGCGACTCGCAGATTGATTTCCCGTTCGCCTTTCTCCGCAGACAGTGCCAGTGTGCCCATTGTGTAAATGAATGGACCGGTGAGCAGATTCTTGATCCTGCGTCGGTGCCCGAAGATATTTCCATTGAAAGCATGGAGCTTGTGGGGAGCTATGCGGTTCGCATCCATTGGACGGATGGGCACAATGCTGGGCTTTTCACCTGGGAGCGACTGCGAGAATTGTGCAGGTTGCTGAATTCATAG
- a CDS encoding tRNA modification GTPase, which yields MVPNITDTIAAIGTAPGVSARGMIRLSGPAMLTCLNECFEQVEQELQLEAVNSAQAVVGNLRLNNAASLPCDMFLWPSERSYTCQPSVELHTIGSPPLLDFALETLCRFGARIAEPGEFTLRAFLAGRLDLTQAEAVLGLINATGDDDFQSALVQLAGGLSEPLAQLREQLLMLLAHLEAGLDFVEEDIEFISAEDLKSQLVEAVNRVQAVLDQLANRNQHLTSPRVVLVGKPNAGKSSLFNALADRFGVISEGRRALVSEVAGTTRDFLSTTINLGGQCCEVIDTAGTETVGRVESIMSIAQEMTETQRKQADCCVLCVDSRDEDFEDEIANFLVSSHNTASNCLAITKSDLLEGCESVNRPHPHVVFCSSLTGKGLPVLQLTITKLLGSSEKLASSGVAATAARCSESLRNARDSLKNALETLSARGGEELVAADLRAALSDLGRVVGAVYTDDVLDRIFSQFCIGK from the coding sequence ATGGTCCCAAATATCACTGACACGATTGCTGCAATCGGCACCGCCCCAGGAGTATCGGCGAGGGGGATGATTCGCCTGAGCGGACCAGCAATGCTCACTTGCTTGAACGAATGCTTTGAACAGGTAGAACAAGAATTACAGCTTGAAGCAGTCAATTCAGCACAAGCGGTCGTCGGCAATCTGCGATTAAATAATGCCGCCTCATTGCCGTGTGACATGTTTCTCTGGCCCAGTGAGCGGAGTTATACTTGCCAACCAAGCGTTGAGCTACACACTATAGGCTCGCCCCCTCTATTGGACTTCGCCTTGGAGACGTTGTGTCGCTTCGGGGCGCGGATTGCCGAACCGGGGGAATTCACCCTTCGCGCTTTCCTCGCAGGCCGCCTAGACCTAACTCAGGCAGAAGCCGTGCTTGGGCTCATTAACGCCACCGGAGACGACGATTTTCAGTCCGCCTTAGTGCAGCTTGCCGGTGGACTGTCTGAGCCACTCGCTCAACTTCGTGAACAGCTGCTCATGTTGTTGGCCCACTTGGAGGCCGGGCTTGATTTTGTGGAAGAAGACATCGAATTCATTTCTGCTGAGGATCTCAAGTCGCAACTAGTCGAGGCTGTGAATAGGGTCCAAGCTGTCCTCGATCAGTTGGCTAATCGCAACCAACACTTGACCTCTCCCCGCGTCGTCTTGGTGGGGAAACCGAATGCGGGAAAAAGTAGTCTGTTCAACGCCCTTGCCGACAGGTTTGGTGTGATTTCAGAAGGCCGGAGAGCATTGGTATCGGAGGTAGCCGGCACGACACGCGACTTCTTGTCGACTACGATCAATCTGGGTGGACAATGTTGTGAAGTCATTGACACGGCTGGAACCGAAACAGTGGGTCGTGTTGAATCGATCATGAGCATCGCCCAGGAAATGACGGAGACCCAACGAAAGCAGGCAGACTGCTGCGTGCTATGTGTGGACTCAAGGGACGAGGATTTCGAGGACGAAATAGCTAACTTCCTAGTTTCGTCACACAATACAGCTTCCAATTGCCTGGCGATTACTAAGAGCGATCTGTTAGAAGGATGCGAATCCGTCAACCGTCCTCATCCTCATGTGGTATTTTGCAGCAGTCTTACGGGAAAAGGCCTACCTGTGTTGCAACTGACAATTACGAAGTTGTTAGGTAGTTCGGAGAAGTTAGCCTCTTCAGGAGTTGCTGCGACTGCCGCCCGCTGCAGCGAGAGCCTGCGAAATGCCCGTGACTCTCTAAAAAACGCCTTGGAGACACTCTCCGCCCGAGGTGGGGAGGAACTGGTGGCCGCTGACTTGCGTGCAGCCCTCTCGGACCTGGGCCGTGTAGTGGGTGCCGTCTATACCGACGACGTGTTGGACCGTATCTTTAGTCAATTCTGTATTGGCAAATAA